A segment of the Flavobacteriales bacterium genome:
TGCCCGGTCCGGTGCTGCCGATGCGCGAGAAGAACAGATCGAGCCCGCCCAGGCCGGGATGCCCGTTGCTTGCGAAGTAGAGGGTGCCGTTGGCGGCCATGTACGGGTGCATCTCGTCGCCGGGCGTATTCACCTTGGGCCCAAGGTTCTCCGGCGCGCCCCATTGATTGCCCAGGTTCTTGCACATCCAGATATCCACGCCGCCTTCGCCGCCGGGCCGGTCGCACGCGAAGTAGAGCGTCCGGCCATCGGGGCTGACGTTGGGATGCCCGAGATTGAATTCCGGGTCGTTGTGGTCGAAGGGGATGATGTTGCCCCATTCCTCCTGGCCGAATTCGCCCTTGACCACATCGCTGAAGTAGATGCCGAGGTTCAGTTCACCGCGCTTGCTCTTCTGCGCGGTGCCGTACCAGACATTGTTGCGCGTGAAGTACATGCGCTTGGCCAGGGAGTCGAAGCTCACGGTACCATCGTGCCAGCGGCTGTTGATATGCTGCCGCATCACCAGCGGATTCTCAGCGGTCTCTCCCTTGAGTTCGGCGCTGTAGAGGTTAAGGAAAGGCTCGTCATCCCAGGCGTAGCCGCGCGATCCGCCGGTTCCTTCGCCGCGCGCGCTGCTGAAGAGCAGGAACTCGCCCATCACGCTCATGCCAAGATCGGCCTGCGGGCTGTTGATCGGCACCTTGCGGATGGTGGCGCTGGCGCTATCGCGCTTGAGGCGGTAGAAGAGGTCCGGTGTGCGCAGATAGCCATTCACGCGGGCATCATCCGGACGCTCTTTCGCGAAGATCTGGTACTGCTCCAGGGCCTCGTTGTACTTGCCGTTCGCGCGCAGCGCATCGCCGAAGGCGCGCACATCGTCGATGGTGCGGCCGGGGGCGATCATCAGGCGGCGATAGGCGCCTTCGGCCGCGGGCGGATTGCCGAGCTTGGTGTAGGCCTTGGCCAGCAGGCGCAGCGTTTCAGCGTCGCTCTTGCCGCGCGCATCGAGGTCCTCGTAGATGGAGGCCACCTTGGCGTAATCGAAAACGTCAGTATAGCGCTCGGCCATGCGCTGCTGCAGCTTCTGCGCGCTCGCGGTAGCGGCTATCAGCAGGGCCGCCAGCGCGGCCAGCGAACGGATGCGGTGCATGCGTGGGCTCATGATCAGAAGTAACGGGGTGAACGGACGCCCTTCACGGGTTTGCCCAGGTTGAGGCCGACCATGATCTCGTGGCTTCCGCCGCTGTAGTTCCTGAGCGGTGAGAGCGTGAAGTCGTAGGCATAGCCCACACTGAGGTCGTCGGTGAGGTGGTACTGCGCCAGCGCGCCAACGGCATCGGTATGGCGGTACATGGCGCCCAGCCAGAACTTCTCATAGAAGAGGAAGTTGGCGCTGAGGTCGAAGCTCAGCGGCGCGCCTTGCACAGCCTTGAGCAGGAAGGTGGGCTTGAATTTGTGGTAGATGCCGATGTCGAACACGTAGCCGCCCGATAGGAAGTAGTGCGGGCGCTGGCCGGGTTGGCTCACGAAGGCGAGCGAGTCGGTCTGGAAGAATTCCGTGCGGAGCAGCTTCGGGGTGCTCAGGCCGATGTAGTGCCGGTCGCTGTACCACATGAGGCCGAAGCCGAATTGCGGATCGAGCTTGGTATTCACGTTAGCCTGGAAGACTTGGTCGCCGGGCGTGTGCGGATTGAGCTCGGCGAACTTCCCTTGGAACAGATTGAGGCCGCCTTTGAGGCCGAAGGCCAGCGTGCTGTTGCCCAGGAACATGCGGTAGGCTGCATCCACCATGAAGCCGTACTGCGTCACGGGGCCGTGCGCATCGCGCATCACCGTTCCGCCCAGCGCGAAGCTCTCGTTGAACACCGGGCCGTGCGCCGTGAGCGTTTGCGTGGTGGGCGCACCCTCGAAGCCCACCCACTGGTGGCGCGTGAGGGCTTTCAGGCTCAGGCGATCATGGCTTCCCGCATAGGCCGGGTTCAGCGCGAGCATGTTGAACATGTATTGCGTGAACTGCGGGTCCTGCTGGGCAAGGAGCGACGTTCCCAAGAGCATCCCCAGCGCGCTGCCGGTCCATCTTCTGGCGATTCTCGTCTTCATCTTGATTGCTTTTTGGCGCTTCATGATGCGGCCTTAGCGGCGCAGGTAGATGTACCCGGTGTAGGGGTCCTTGTCCGTGCCGAGGTCGAGGATGTAGTAGTAGGTGCCTTCGGGCAGGCCCTCCTTGAAGGCCGATCCGAACTGGCTCGTGCCGTCCCATTGGTTGTTGTAGGGCGTGGCCTCGTACACCTTGTTGCCCCAGCGGTTGAACACCGTGAACCTGTTGCTGGGGTAGTACTCGATGTTGGTGATCACGAACATGTCGTTGGTGCCATCGCCGTTGGGCGAGAAGGCATCGGGGACCACGATGGTCTCGCAATCCTTGATCAGCACGGTCATCGTGTCGGTTGTGCTGCCGCAGTCGCCGTTGGTGACCGTCCACATGAACACGTTGCTGCCGAGCGCCAGGCCGGTCACGTTGGTGGCCGGGTCCGTGGGCTGTGCGATGGTGCCGCTGCCCGCAAGCAGTGACCAGAACCCGCTGGCCGTGCTGGTGGCCGGAACGGCGTTGAGCGTGGTGCTCGTGGTGGTCTGGCAATAGTCCTGATCGGGACCCGCATCGGCGGGCGGCACGGTGTGATCGTACACCATCAGTGCCACCTGGTCATTGCTGCTGCCGCATGGGCCGTTATCGATGGTCCACTGGAAGACGTTGGCACCGAGGCCGAGGCCTGTGATCACCGTGAATGGGTCATTGGCCTGGTCGATGCTTCCTTGTCCGCTGATCAATGTCCAGGTGCCGTTGGCCGGTGCGGTGGGGCTGCTTCCAAGCATGGTCACTTGCCCGGTGATCGGCGTGCAGAACGATTGGTCTGGACCGGCGGCCGCATCAGCCGCATCGCCGTCGAACACGCTGATGGTCACATCATCGGTGGTGGTTCCACAAGGCCCGTTGGCCACGACCCACTGCAGTACGTAGGTGCCCACGGTGAGTCCGCTGAGCGTGGCGTTCGGCGCATTCGCGTTGCTGATGGTGGCATTGCCGCTGGCGAACACCCAGGTGCCCACCGCCGGTGCGCTCACCGCACTGCCTTGCAGGGTCACAGTGCTTGTGGGCGTGCAGATCTGCTGGTCCGGACCGGCGGCCGAGGCCGGCAGATTGCCATCGAAGACCACCACCGTCACCTCATCCTGCGTATCGCCGCATGGCCCATTGGTGATGGTCCAACGGAAGGTGTTGGTGCCGATCGAAAGGCCGCTGACCCCGGTGTTCGGGTTGCTGGCATCGGCAAAGACGCCCGTACCCGTGATCACGCTCCACTGGCCGCTGCCGGGGAAGGTGACGCTGTTGCCCGCGAGCGTGGTGCTGGTTGTTGGCGTGCAGAGCTCCTGATCGGGTCCGGCGTTCGCTGGTGTTTGCAGGCTGTCGTAGATGAGAACGCTTATCTCATCGCTGCTGCTGCCGCAGGGGCCGTTATCAATGGTCCATAGGAAATCGTGCTGGCCCACGCCGAGGTTGAACACGGCGGTGTTGGGGTCGTTCGGATCGGCGAAGGTGCCTGTACCGCTGATCGAGGTCCAGGTGCCCGTGGCGGGGAACACGGGGTCGTTGGCCAGCAGTACCGCGCTATTGGTGGGCGTGCACCAGCTGATGTCACCGCCGGCCTGGGCAGGCGCAGCATCGGGATCGAAGATGTTAACCTGCACCGTGTCGCGGCTGGGCGGACCGAACCCGCATTGGCCGTTGTAGATCTCCCAAACGAATTGGTAGCTGCCCACAGCGAGGCCGGTGATGTCCGTGGTGGCGCTGTTGGGCGATACAATGGTGGCCGGTGCGCCGAGGACCTGCGTCCAGGTGCCCACGCCGGGGATCTCCGGCACGTTGCCGGCCATGGTAGTGCTGCTTGCGCCGCAGAGATCCTGGTCCGGACCTGCATCAGCAAGCGGCGCGTTCGGGTTGTACACGCGCACTTCCACGGTATCGGTGAGGATGCCGTTGTTCGGGCAGGGATCCCATTCGAGGGTCCACACGAACACGTTGGTGCCCTGCGACAGGCCGCTGATCGGCGAGTTCGGATTGTTCGGTTCGGCAATGATGCCGGTGCCGGCGATCAAGGTCCAGGTGCCTTCAGCAGGCGGTGGCGGCTGCTCACCCAAGAGGCTATCGATCGCGGTGAGCGGCAGGCAGATCTCGATGTCCGGACCGGCGTTCGCGGCAGCCGTCGTATCGTCGTAGAGCACGATGGTCACCTCATCCAAGCTGCTTCCGCAAGGCCCGTTGTAAACGCTCCATTGGTAGGTATTCACGCCTATGGCGATCTGCTCGATCAAGGTGAGCGGGTCGTTCGGGTTCACGGGCGTTCCTGCGCCTGCGACCACGCTCCAGGTCCCTTGCGCAGGGAAGATCAATGAGCTTCCCGCCATGAACACGCTGTCCTGCGGCACGCAGAGTTCCTGATCCAGGCCGGCGTCGGCTGGCGGATTGTTCGGGTCGAAGACGAACACGCTCATCTCATCGTCGGTGGTCACGCACACGCCGCTGGTGATGGTCCAACGCAGGCGCGTCTCACCCACTTCGAGGCCCGTGACCGTGGTCGTGGGGGATGATGGACTCGTGATGTTGCCAGGGCCGCTCACGATTGACCAGGTGCCCACGGCAGCACCCACCGGAGCATTGCCTGAAACGGTCACCTCTGCATCCGGGAAGCAGAGCTCTTGATCGGGCCCGGCATCTGCGGCAGGCGCCTGCGCATCGAAGAGCGTGATGGTGACCTGGTCGCTTGTGAGGCTGTTGGCGCAACTGCCGTTGTAGACTTCCCACTGGAACACATTCACGCCCAGGCCAAGGTTGGTGATCTCGGTATTCGGGTCGTTCGGGTCGGCGATATCGCCGCTGCCGCTCAACACCGTCCAGGTGCCCACTGCGGGGAAGATGATCGCGCTGCCGGCCATGGTGGCGCTGGTTAAAGGCGTGCATACCTGCTGGTCACCGCCGGCGTCGGCATCGAGGTTGTTCTCATTGTACACGCGGATCACAACGATGTCATTGGTATTGCTCGGATCGCAAGGGCCGTTGAACACGCTCCATTGGAAGATGTGCTCGCCCACCTCAAGGCCCAGCACCGCCGTCACCGGATCGTTCGGATCGAGGATGGTACCCGTGCTGCTCACCACGCTCCAGGTGCCCACGGCTGGGAAGATGATGGCGCTGCCTTGCAGGTTCGTGGCGGCCGTGGTGCCGGTGGGCGTGCAGAGTTCTTGATCGGGGCCCGCATCGGCGATAGGGTTGTTCTCATCGTAAAGGGTTATGATGAGCTGATCGCTGGTGAGGCCATTGGGGCAAGCACCGTTGTCCACGGTCCATTCGCAGATGTTCACGCCCACGCCCAGGTTGGTGATCGTGGTGTTCGGGTCGTTCGGGTCGGTGAAGGTGCCTTGGCCTTGCACCAGGGTCCAGGTGCCGATGGCAGGGAAGGTGACCGCACTGGCATTGAGTTGCGCGCTTGTGCCGTCGCTGGTGCAGAGGTCCTGATCCGCGCCGGCATTCGCGCTCGCTGTGTTCTCATCGAACACCTGCACCACCACCTGATCAGTGGTGATGCCCGTGGCGCAGGGGCCATTGTCAACCGTCCATTGGAACACGCTCTCCCCGATCTCCAGGTCGAAGACCGCGGTGCTCGGGTTGTTCGGCTGCGCGATGGAGCCGGTGCCGCTCACCAGCACCCAGGTGCCGATGGCCGGGAAGGTCACCGAGCTGCCTTGCAAGGTGGTGCTGGTCACGTTCGGCGTGCACAGTTCCCTGATCAGGACCGGCGTTGGCCTCCGGGTTCTCGTCGAGGTACACGAAGACGCTCACCAGATCGCTGCTGCCGCTGGTCTCGCAGGGGCCATTGTCGATGGTCCATTGGAAGATGTTCTCGCCCACCGCCAGGTTGGTCACCAAGGTGTTGGGATCGTTCGGGTCGGCGATGTCGCCTTGGCCGTTGATCAAGGTCCAGGTGCCGAATGCCGGGACCGTGGGCGAATTGCCTGCGAGATTGGTGCTGGTCTGCGGCGTGCAGAGCTCCTGGTCCGGCCCTGCATTCGCGGGCGGGTTGTTCAGGTCGAAGAGCAGGATGGTGACATCATCTTGCGTGATGCCGTTCGCGCAGGGCCCGTTGCTCACCGTCCAGCGGAACACGTTGATGCCGACAGCGAGGTTCGTGACCGTGGTGATCGGCGAGGTGGGATCGGTGATATCGCCCTGGCCGCTTACGAGCGTCCATGATCCCGTGGCCGGGAAGGTGGGCGGGTTGCCGATCAGCGTGGTGCTGTTCGTGGGCGTGCAGAACTCCTGATCCGGCCCTGCATCTGCGTCGGCGTTGTCCTCATCGAATACGAATATGCTCACCAGGTCGGAGGTGGGGGCGTTGCACGGTCCGTTGCTCACGGTCCATTGGAACACGTTCTCTCCGATGGCGAGGTTGGTGATCGCCGTGGCAGGTGAGGTTGGATCGACGATATCGCCCTGGCCGCTCACGAGCGTCCATTGGCCCGTGGCCGGGAAGATCAAGCTGCTGCCGGCCATGGCGGTGCTGGTTTGCGGCGTGCAGAGCTGTTGGTCCGGGCCGGCATCGGCCACCGGGTTGTTGGCATCATACACGCGCACGGCTACTTGATCGCTCGTGGTGCCGCAGGGGCCGTTGGCAATCTCCCATTGGAAGATGTGCTCGCCAACAGGCAGCCCGGTCACGGTGCTCGCTGGATCGCTCGGATCGGTGATGGTGCCGAAGCCGCTGACTTGGAACCAGAATCCTTCAGCCGGGAATATGGCGGGATTGCCCGCAAGGGTCACATCGTTGTCTGGCGTGCAGATCTCGATGTCCTGACCGGCATCAGCGGCTGGCTGTTGATCATCGTAAACGAAGATGCTCACCAGATCGGTGGTGAGCGGGTTCGCGCACGGGCCATTGCTCACCGCCCATTGGAAGATGTTCTGGCCTGCGCTCAATCCCACCACGAAGCTGTTGGGCGCGGTGGGATTGGTGGGTGTGCCGGTGCCTGCCACCAGCGTCCAGACGCCGGTAGCGGGGCTGATCACGTTGCTGCCCTGCAGGGTGGTGGTGGTGGCGGGCAGGCAGAGCTGCTGATCGTTGCCCGCGTTTGCCGCCGGGTTCAGTGAGCTGAACACGCGGATCACCACTTCATCGCTGGTGGTGGAGCAGTTGCCGTTCACGATCGTCCACGCGTAAGTGTGCGTGCCCACTGGCAATCCGGTGATCGTGGTGTTGGGGCTGTTCACATCGGTCACGGTTCCGCCCGTGCCTCCGGTCAGGGTCCAGGTTCCCACCGCAACGCCTACCGGGCTATTGGCGGCCATGCTCACGCTATTGGTGGGCGTGCAGATGTCGATGTCGGGTCCGGCATTCGCTGCCGGCGCATCATCGTCATACAGGAAGATGGTGACCTGGTCCGTGGTGATCGGGCTGGGGCAGGCGCCGTTGTTCACCTGCCACTGGAATACGTTCGCGCCGATGCTCAATCCGCTCACAGCGGTGGTGGGGCTCGTGGGATTAGCGATGGTGCCGCTGCCGCTCACCAAGGTCCATGTGCCCACAGCAGGGAAGGTGAGCGAGCTGCCCACCAGCGTCGTGTTCGTATTGGGCGTGCAGAGCTGCTGGTCAGGGCCGGCGTTGGCAACTGGGTTGTTCGGGTCGTACACGTAGATGTCCACCAGGTCGCTCGTTACCCCGCAAGCGCCGTTGTTGATGCTCCAGCGCAGCGTGTTCAGCCCGATGCTCAAACCGCTGACTGTGGCCGTTGGGCTGGTTGTGCTGCTGAAATTGGCCGTGCCAGCCACCACGCTCCAGCTGGCTGTGGCTACCCCGATGGGTGCATTGGCCGCCATCACCACGTTGCTAGCGATTCCGCAAACGCTTTGATCAGGTCCGGCGTCGGCGGCTTGCGCATCGCCATCGGCGAGCGTGATGGTCATGGTGCTGCTGGTCACGCCGTTGGGGCAGGCGCCATTGTTCACCGTCCATGTGAACTGGCTGATGCCCACTTGCAGGCCGGTGATGGCCGTGGTGGGGCTGCTCGGGCTCACGATTGTAGCGGCGGGCCCGGCGCTCTGCGTCCAAGTGCCTTGTGCCGGGAATGTCACGGCGCTTCCAGCCATGGTGGTGCTTGTGACCGGTGTGCAGAAACTCTGATCTGGACCGGCTGCAGCATCCGGGTTGTTCGGATCATAGATGAAGATGCTCATCTGGTCCGTGGTCAATCCGCTGCATGGGCCATTGTTCACCGTCCATTGGAAGATGTTCTGGCCCACTTGCAAGCCCGTAACCGTTGTGGTCGGATCGCTCGGATTGGCAAGAATGCCCGTGCCGCTAACCAGCGTCCATTGGCCTGTGGCGGGGCTGATCAGGCTGCTACCCGCCATGCCCGTGCTACCGCTGGTGGAGCACAGGGACTGGTCGGGGCCGGCGTTCGCAATAGGATTGCCGAAATCGAATACGCGCACGACCACATCGTCGCTCGTGATTCCTGTGGGGCAGGGGCCATTATCGACCGTCCAGCGGAAGGTGTAGGTGCCTACGGTGAGGTTTCCGATCTGTGTGGTCGGGCTGTTCGCATCGCTGATGGCCGCTCCCACCGGTCCGCTCACGATGGTCCATGTGCCGGTGGAGGGGGAGGTGACCGCGCTCGCGGCCATGAAGACCGTGTTCGGCGCCACGGGAACGCAGATCTCCTGGTCGGGACCTGCGTTCGCGATCGGGTTGGCTGGGTCGTAGTTCAGGATCACCACATCATCGAAGCTGCTGCCGCAGGGTCCGTTGCTCACCGTCCAACGCAGGGTCACGCTGCCCGTGATCAAGCCCGTGATCGCCGTTGTGGCGCTATTCGGATTGCTGATCGTGGCCGCGCCGGAGACCACGGCCCACGTGCCCGCCGCAGGCAAGGCCACGGCGTTGCCTGCCATCACGGTGCTGGTGGGACCGCAGAGCGATTGGTCAGGACCGGCATTGGCCGTTGCTACAGCCGGGTCGAAGAGCGTGATGGTAACAGTGCTCGATGTGGTAGCGCCGGGGCATGGTCCGTTCACGATGGTCCAGCGATACACGTTCGTGCCGATCGCCATGCCCGTCACCGAGGTGGTTGGGCTGTTGGCATCGGCGAAGTTTCCTTGACCGCTCACCAGCGTCCATGTGCCGATCGCGGGTGCCGTTGCTGCGTTGGCAGCAAGCGTCACCGATGCAACTGGCGCGCACAGGTTCTGGTTGGGGCCAGCGTTCGCTGCGGGCGCGTTGCGGTCATAAACGCGGATTACCACGTCATCCGTGGAGGTCGGCGGTATGCATGGGCCGTTGTTCACGGTCCAACGGAAGGTGTGCGTGCCAACAGCAAGGTTGGTGATGGTGGTGGTGGGGTTTGAAGGTGTGGTGATCACTGCGCCCGCCGGTCCGCTGACGATGCTCCAAGCACCGGTTGCCGGTGCAGCGGCAGCGCTGGCCGCCATGGTTGCGTTGGCGAGCCCGGTTCCATTTACGGTGCACAGTTCCTGGTCAGGACCGGCGTTCGCCACAGGCGTATCCGGGTTGAAGCGTGTGATGGTGACCTGCGAAGTGGTGAGGCCGTTGGCGCAAGGGCCATTGTTCAATGACCACTGGAACACATTGGGGCCGAAGCTCAAGTTGCTCACGTCCGTGGTGGGGCTATTCGCATTCGCGAACGCTCCCGTGCCGCTCACCACGGTCCATGTCCCGGTGGCGGGCGCAATGGGCGTGTTGCCGGCCAGCGTGGTGCTGCTGCTGCACACTTGCTGGTTGGGGCCGGCATTGGCATTCGGACTGGCGGGGTTGAACACCGTGACGGAGACCTCATCCTGGGTGGTCGGCGGTAGGCAAGGGCCATTGCTTATCGTCCATCGGAAGGTGTTCACTCCGATGCTCAGACCACTCACGGTGGTGCTCGGGCTGGTTGGCGAACCGAACGTGCCCGTACCCGCGACAACGGTCCATAGGCCGGTTGCTGGTGCTATCAGACTGTTGCCCGTGAGCGTGGTGCTGGTCGCGGGCGCGCACAGTTGCTGGTCGGGTCCGGCATTCGCGGCGGCTTGCGCATTGCTGAACACGAACACGGTCACCTGGTTATTCGTCGGCGCTCCGCATGGCCCGTTGTTGATGGTCCATCGGAACACATTCGAGCCGACGCTCAGTCCGCTCACACTCGTGTTTGGGCTGGTGGCATCGGCAAAGGCGCCGGTGCCGCTCACCAAGGTCCATTGACCGGATGCGGGCGCAGCCGCCGTGTTCGCAGCGAGCGCTGTAGTGGTGCTGGGCAGGCACAGGCTCTGGTCGGGACCGGCATTGGCCGAGGCTTGCGACGGATTGAAGCTGGTGACCACCACATCATCGCTGGTGGTGCCGCAAGTGCCATAGTCCACGGTCCACCGGAAGGTGTTGGCGCCAGTGCCAAGTCCGCTCACCGTTGTGGTGGGGCTATTCGCGTCAGCGAAGCTGCCCGATCCACTTACTACGCTCCAAGTGCCTTGCACCGGCCAGGGCAGCAGCCCAGCAAGGGTGGCAGATGGTCCGCACACGCTCTGATCAGGGCCCGCGTTCGCCGGGGTGAACGGCGGCGTGACTTGAATGGCGAAGCCGAATTGGTTGGTGCCAACGAGCGGACATGCATTGTCCTGCACGTTCACCGAGAACAGGTTCTGACCGATGTCCGCAGCGCTGGGCGTCCAGCAGAAAGTGCCCACGGGCAAGGGTCCGCCGGTGGTGGTGAAGGTGGCCCCCGGAATGCCGTTGTTCCACGTCATCGTCACCGTCTGTCCGGCGTCGGCATCGCTGCTGTTCACCGTGAAGCAGAAGGGCACGCCCGCGCATGCATCATAGGTGAAGGTGCTGGTCCCGTTCACGCCGCTCACCTGGGGCAGTGCATTGCTGCACGCGATGATGGCGAACTGCACATCGCGGATGAGTTCGCCGATGAGCACGCCATTGCGGTACTCGCGCACGCGCACGGTCACCACTGCGAATTGCTGGATGCTCGGCGTGAACGTGATCGTGCCCGTGACCGGGTTGATCTGCACGGCATTGGCGCCACCAGCGGTCACCACGGGCTGCGCGGCGCTGTAGCCCGCATTGTAGGGGATGTTCGTACCGCCGGATCCCAATGCGTTCACCACCGCGAAAGCCAGGGAGTCACCATCCACGTCGTTGAAGCCGTGGTTGTAGCTCACCGGCTGGCCCACGCAGCCGAAGGCTGTCGGCGTGTTCAGGAAGGCTGGTGAGTTGTTGCAAGGGGTTACGGTCTGATTCAGGTTGGCGTACAGGTACAGGTTGCGGTTGCCCGGGTTGTTCAGGGAGGTGATGGCATTGTTGCGGCAGCACAGGTCCCAATCAATGACCCAATCGTTCCCACAGGCCGCGTAGGCGCTCAGATTCACAAGGGCGCTGTATCGGTATCGCTCAATACCATACGGAGCGCCGGGGTCGGAGCAACGGTCAGCGGCGCCGAAGCACAAGGGAGTCACCACATCAACGCCGTCGAGGCTGAAGCACGGATTCAAGGTGATGTTGCACGCGGTGCTGCGGAGCCTGAATTGCCGGCCATTGCTGCAATTGGTTGGTGCGGCCACACCGTTGCAGTCCCGGTAGAAATTCAAGCGCACGCGGTACTGCCCCGAGCCCACGCATTCATAAGTCAGCTCGCCGCCCATGGCGTGCGTGGCCTTCGCTTCATGCTGCGGGAGCAGCAATGCGGCCATGCCGAGGAGCAGGATCAGAAAGGTGCGGTGGATGGCAGCGCGCGATGAACCGAGCGCCAAGGGGAGGGGTCGTTGTACCGTCATGTGCCGGCCGGCTTGGTGAGCGCCTGCCGTGATCCACGCCGAAGCAGACCCCCAGGGGTTTGGGGAGCTGCGCCTCGCCATAGGTCCGCGCATCGGCTTGAAGCATTGCCGACGCTTGCGGTACCCTGCGATCCACGCATCACGGTCAGGTGCCGGACAAACGTATCGGCATGGCTTCCCAAGCTAGGATGGCGCATATCGCACTTGTCAACACGCCTTTGTGCGGCGCGCGGACCTGATGCGTCAGGTTGGTTGCGGCTTGTGCTTCCTTTGGCATGCGCGCGCAGCATTTCGGTCCGGTACGATGGTTGCGTGCGTCAAGCAAACCGCAACTCCATGAAACGCATCCATTGCTCCATCGCATTCGCCGCCCTGGCTTCCGCAGCCTTCGGCCTTGGACAGCAACCAGACAGCACCGGCATGGCTGGGGATCAGTTCGATCTGCGCGGCGCCTTGCACCAGTTCAGCAGGGCAAAGGATCTGGAGTCCTTCGAACAAGCCATCAACTCCCCGGACAATAACGTGAGCAACCTCGACCTCAATGAGGACGGAGAGGTGGATTTCGTGCAAGTGGGCACCCTGGCTGAAGGCGATGCCCGCGTGGTGGTGCTCAGCGTTCAGGTGAATAAGGAAGAGCGTCAGGATATCGCTTCAATTCAAATGGAGCGCAACGCCGATGGCGC
Coding sequences within it:
- a CDS encoding type IX secretion system membrane protein PorP/SprF, which encodes MKTRIARRWTGSALGMLLGTSLLAQQDPQFTQYMFNMLALNPAYAGSHDRLSLKALTRHQWVGFEGAPTTQTLTAHGPVFNESFALGGTVMRDAHGPVTQYGFMVDAAYRMFLGNSTLAFGLKGGLNLFQGKFAELNPHTPGDQVFQANVNTKLDPQFGFGLMWYSDRHYIGLSTPKLLRTEFFQTDSLAFVSQPGQRPHYFLSGGYVFDIGIYHKFKPTFLLKAVQGAPLSFDLSANFLFYEKFWLGAMYRHTDAVGALAQYHLTDDLSVGYAYDFTLSPLRNYSGGSHEIMVGLNLGKPVKGVRSPRYF
- a CDS encoding carboxypeptidase regulatory-like domain-containing protein encodes the protein MSPRMHRIRSLAALAALLIAATASAQKLQQRMAERYTDVFDYAKVASIYEDLDARGKSDAETLRLLAKAYTKLGNPPAAEGAYRRLMIAPGRTIDDVRAFGDALRANGKYNEALEQYQIFAKERPDDARVNGYLRTPDLFYRLKRDSASATIRKVPINSPQADLGMSVMGEFLLFSSARGEGTGGSRGYAWDDEPFLNLYSAELKGETAENPLVMRQHINSRWHDGTVSFDSLAKRMYFTRNNVWYGTAQKSKRGELNLGIYFSDVVKGEFGQEEWGNIIPFDHNDPEFNLGHPNVSPDGRTLYFACDRPGGEGGVDIWMCKNLGNQWGAPENLGPKVNTPGDEMHPYMAANGTLYFASNGHPGLGGLDLFFSRIGSTGPGNVFNLGYPMSTRFNDHGLILINDSTGFFVSDRTGGAGSDDIYGCTIRPQQMRLAGRVIDKATKEPIETASITVKDGKGETVRNAIVQMLPGGKFSIDADYRERYLLAANATGYNQAEKSVATNDDQLEEIVIEMEKYDYLAEGTVLDGSTNLPLAGATVVLTDGQGNEVARHATDDSGRYSFPLLKETDYRLQADKENYFKQSARISTRTATSPVIRTDFRLFPLEVNQVVRLDNIFYDYNKWNIRPDAAIELDKLVQTLRDNPTVRIELSSHTDCRGKDAYNMSLSEKRAKSAVDYLISQGIEKGRLMSKGYGESKPSEACACEKCSEEQHQNNRRTEFKVLSK